The proteins below come from a single Gimesia alba genomic window:
- a CDS encoding metallophosphoesterase, with amino-acid sequence MLSIGHAELWIMVINRTHALPIHDTTLKRLRHVLELVIVLFPIVLFLSVGLYDPGVLVGGVWSQLSFWWKPVLLLCTLGFLGLMYSAFRHLLYKPPRQQTETQSELIQMRERLNQDLIGEGPYHYLAGLPLNQIFSVEFTRKTFQLPRLPANWDGLTILHVSDLHFSGTLKREYFVELCRIAQETEPDLIIFAGDLIDEMKCLGWLDDTLGPMQAPLGRFFILGNHDWNQESLQIRQALEDTGWIDLSVEPFQLQYAGKILQLAGTEAPWMGTLPEIRQTTTGVSSEPESDFLLLVSHTPDNFHWAVREGYDLVLSGHTHGGQVRFPVIGPVFAPSLHGTRYTSGTFARGSTLLHVSRGVSGIHPLRWFCRPEISLLTLHITDKAAR; translated from the coding sequence ATGCTGTCCATCGGCCATGCTGAGCTCTGGATCATGGTCATCAATCGCACGCATGCCCTGCCGATCCATGATACCACGCTCAAAAGGTTGAGGCATGTTCTGGAGTTGGTGATCGTCCTGTTCCCTATTGTCCTGTTTCTCTCCGTGGGGCTTTACGATCCGGGTGTTTTAGTTGGCGGGGTCTGGAGTCAGCTTTCATTCTGGTGGAAGCCTGTTCTACTACTCTGCACTCTGGGATTTCTCGGCTTAATGTATTCCGCTTTCCGGCATTTATTATACAAACCACCCCGACAACAGACCGAAACTCAGTCTGAACTGATCCAGATGCGAGAGCGACTCAATCAGGATCTGATCGGAGAGGGACCCTATCATTATTTAGCGGGGCTTCCGTTGAATCAGATCTTCAGTGTCGAATTCACCCGGAAAACCTTCCAACTCCCTCGACTACCGGCGAATTGGGACGGCCTGACGATCTTGCATGTCAGCGACCTGCATTTTTCCGGTACATTGAAACGGGAGTATTTTGTCGAGCTGTGTCGGATTGCCCAGGAAACGGAGCCTGATTTGATTATCTTTGCAGGCGATCTGATTGACGAGATGAAATGTCTCGGCTGGCTGGACGACACGCTGGGGCCGATGCAGGCACCGCTGGGGCGTTTTTTCATTCTCGGTAATCATGACTGGAATCAGGAGAGTCTTCAGATTCGACAGGCTCTAGAGGATACCGGATGGATTGATCTCTCTGTGGAGCCTTTCCAGCTGCAGTATGCAGGGAAAATACTGCAGTTGGCGGGAACCGAAGCCCCCTGGATGGGAACGCTTCCGGAAATCAGGCAAACTACTACTGGAGTAAGCAGCGAGCCAGAATCTGACTTCCTCTTGCTGGTCAGTCACACGCCTGATAATTTTCACTGGGCCGTTCGAGAGGGATATGATCTGGTGCTTTCCGGTCACACGCATGGCGGGCAGGTTCGATTTCCTGTGATTGGTCCTGTCTTTGCCCCCAGTCTGCATGGCACGCGTTATACCAGCGGTACGTTTGCCCGGGGTTCGACACTGTTGCACGTCAGTCGGGGCGTGTCAGGAATTCACCCGTTACGCTGGTTCTGCCGTCCGGAAATCAGCCTGTTAACATTACACATAACGGATAAAGCAGCGCGTTGA
- a CDS encoding endonuclease/exonuclease/phosphatase family protein — protein MASKPKQKKTFIKSWKLRGLTLLLVGLMGGGMFHFGIKPKQVTRWVTDFVSSTISSNSTPSDWNATEIDLPRSENTIRIASFNIQVFGQSKMQKPQVPQILARIVQQFDVVAIQEIRSQDQTVMDDFLSIVNSGEHRYAYLLGTRQGRTASKEQYAYFYNTERIRVNEKWTYTVIDKYDKLHRPPYVAHFQTLSPSSENPFTFSLINIHTDPDETKQELNVLDDVFRVVANDGSQEDDVILLGDLNVDDQHLGELGMVPDLMWTVSKTPTNTRKSKQYDNILFSRHRSQEFTGNSGVYDFQTRFKLSEKEALNVSDHLPIWAEFHISENGAVRQASAGVTEPR, from the coding sequence ATGGCCAGCAAACCTAAACAAAAAAAAACGTTCATCAAATCATGGAAACTACGCGGACTGACATTACTGTTGGTCGGTTTGATGGGCGGAGGTATGTTTCATTTCGGGATTAAACCGAAGCAGGTCACCCGCTGGGTTACGGATTTTGTCTCTTCTACAATTTCCTCCAATTCAACCCCCTCGGACTGGAATGCGACAGAAATCGATTTGCCACGTAGCGAGAATACGATTCGCATCGCTTCGTTTAACATTCAGGTTTTTGGTCAAAGTAAAATGCAAAAACCACAGGTTCCTCAGATTCTGGCGCGCATTGTCCAGCAGTTTGATGTCGTCGCAATCCAGGAAATTCGTTCACAAGACCAGACAGTCATGGATGATTTTTTGAGTATTGTCAATTCTGGAGAACACCGCTACGCCTATCTCCTCGGCACCAGACAAGGCAGGACCGCCAGCAAAGAACAATACGCATACTTCTACAACACGGAACGCATTAGAGTAAATGAGAAGTGGACCTACACGGTTATCGATAAATATGACAAATTACACCGTCCACCTTATGTCGCTCATTTCCAAACCCTGAGTCCGTCCAGTGAAAACCCTTTTACCTTTTCCCTGATCAACATTCATACCGACCCGGATGAAACCAAACAGGAACTCAATGTTTTGGATGATGTCTTCCGAGTGGTCGCCAACGACGGTAGCCAGGAAGACGATGTGATCCTGCTGGGAGATCTCAATGTCGATGATCAGCACCTGGGAGAGTTGGGGATGGTTCCCGATTTAATGTGGACCGTTTCCAAAACACCAACCAATACCAGGAAATCAAAACAGTACGATAACATACTGTTCAGCCGCCATCGCTCTCAGGAGTTCACGGGAAATTCCGGCGTGTATGATTTCCAGACACGTTTCAAACTGTCTGAGAAAGAAGCCCTGAATGTATCGGACCACCTTCCCATCTGGGCCGAGTTCCACATTTCTGAAAATGGAGCCGTGCGTCAGGCATCAGCGGGCGTCACTGAACCACGCTAA
- a CDS encoding glycosyltransferase family 4 protein has translation MPRRLTITVPSLSLGGAEGVAAMMANHWALEGETVTLITLDSAETDTFQLSDSVQRRALGLMQDSNNLWQAVYNNWYRIKKLREAISQSEPDVVISLTDRMNVLTLLASHQSKCPVLISERSDPRHHPIGRLWSVLRKYMYPRATAVVVQTEGVADYFREWLKSTPIEVIPNAVPSPRTPDVPVVTEQDVLERPPSHLILGMGRLSYEKGFDMLIDAFSFLAHEFPEWKLRILGEGPLRDSLQATINQRGLEEQIELTGWVADPEVFLDQGEIFVLPSRYEGFPNALLQAMSRGLACISFDCESGPADIAREDLQVMLVPAENVSELTRAMRELMQDERLCKEVAVQNLQVTKQFSAARYFESWDQLINQTIS, from the coding sequence TTGCCGCGACGACTGACGATCACTGTTCCTTCTCTCAGCCTCGGCGGCGCGGAGGGTGTTGCTGCAATGATGGCCAATCATTGGGCTCTGGAAGGCGAGACGGTCACGCTGATTACCCTGGATTCTGCGGAGACAGATACGTTTCAACTGTCAGATTCGGTTCAGCGACGTGCGTTGGGTCTGATGCAGGACTCAAACAATCTGTGGCAAGCGGTCTACAACAACTGGTACCGAATCAAAAAGTTGCGGGAAGCAATTTCACAGTCCGAGCCGGATGTGGTCATCAGCCTGACTGATCGGATGAATGTACTGACTCTGCTGGCATCGCACCAATCGAAGTGCCCCGTTCTGATCTCGGAACGTTCCGATCCACGGCATCATCCAATCGGCCGTCTCTGGTCAGTTTTGCGTAAATACATGTATCCGCGCGCCACTGCTGTCGTCGTTCAGACAGAGGGAGTCGCCGATTATTTTCGAGAGTGGCTCAAGTCGACTCCGATTGAAGTCATTCCCAATGCGGTGCCTTCGCCTCGTACACCCGATGTACCCGTTGTCACAGAACAGGATGTGCTTGAGCGTCCGCCGTCGCATCTGATTTTGGGAATGGGACGACTTTCCTATGAAAAGGGATTTGATATGTTGATCGATGCCTTTTCGTTCTTGGCTCACGAATTTCCGGAGTGGAAATTACGAATCTTAGGCGAGGGGCCATTACGCGACTCGTTACAGGCAACCATTAATCAGCGCGGATTAGAGGAACAGATTGAATTAACAGGCTGGGTTGCCGATCCTGAAGTTTTTTTGGACCAGGGAGAAATATTTGTGTTACCCTCAAGGTATGAAGGCTTTCCAAATGCGTTACTCCAGGCGATGTCCCGCGGCTTAGCGTGTATCAGTTTTGACTGTGAAAGTGGTCCGGCTGATATTGCACGCGAGGACCTGCAGGTGATGCTTGTGCCTGCCGAAAATGTAAGCGAGTTAACCCGGGCGATGAGAGAGCTCATGCAAGATGAACGTTTATGTAAAGAGGTGGCCGTCCAGAATCTGCAAGTCACCAAGCAATTTTCAGCCGCCCGCTATTTTGAATCCTGGGATCAACTCATTAATCAAACCATTTCCTGA
- a CDS encoding DNA polymerase ligase N-terminal domain-containing protein has product MQQYVILRHDFPELHWDLMLEHEGVLKTWRLPVAPEIDPASDESSIDLLVEALPDHRIAYLEYEGPVSGDRGEVSRWDRGSLTLLEYNDDSLVALLTGEELAGRVTLKKTDQENQWSLNYTAFF; this is encoded by the coding sequence ATGCAACAGTATGTTATTTTACGTCACGATTTTCCCGAGCTACATTGGGATTTGATGCTGGAACATGAAGGCGTCCTCAAGACCTGGCGGCTGCCCGTCGCGCCAGAGATTGATCCTGCTTCAGATGAATCGTCGATTGATCTTCTCGTGGAAGCGTTACCCGATCATCGAATCGCCTATCTCGAATACGAAGGGCCGGTCAGTGGCGATCGAGGAGAAGTCAGCCGCTGGGATCGTGGATCACTGACGCTGCTGGAATATAACGATGACAGTCTAGTCGCGTTGCTGACTGGTGAAGAACTGGCGGGACGTGTGACGCTCAAAAAAACGGATCAGGAAAATCAGTGGAGTTTGAATTACACAGCGTTTTTTTAA
- the gltX gene encoding glutamate--tRNA ligase has translation MSTVRTRFAPSPTGYMHIGGMRTALFNWLWARHNGGQFILRIDDTDQERNISAALGPILQAFKWLGLDWDEGPEIGGEHGPYFQSERNDLYRAAVDQLLAEGKAYRCYETPEQIQADREAAEKEKRNFLNLRRSLELTESEKEQYEAEGRPSVVRLLVPRDQKIQIDDAVRGHVEFDAGLMPDPVILRGNGTPLYNLATVIDDAQMQITHVIRAEEHLSNTPVQVLIYQALGYELPQFAHIPFVAAPGGKEKLSKRKLDKYRKSPQFKKMFDKAEAVFPRIGLENADGLDPVMVEYYEKIGYLPEAILNALARLGWSLDDKTEIMSLDTIVENFTLDRIVKAAAGLDPDKLLSFQAHWMNQLSLDEKVAHCGPYLEKAGLVKNAADPETSQRISQVIVGMEDRLKIASDILDFDEFFVADDELEYDPKAFKKRIRKAADAVPLLEKVKNELVQTSDFSAVGLDKLLHDFVEAEGIGMGQIIHALRVAVSGKGTGIGMFDCLAILGKESCVRRIDRAIALSQSE, from the coding sequence ATGAGTACCGTCCGAACCCGTTTTGCCCCCAGTCCGACCGGCTATATGCACATTGGGGGGATGCGTACTGCCTTATTTAACTGGCTCTGGGCACGGCACAATGGGGGGCAATTCATTCTCCGCATTGATGATACCGATCAGGAACGCAACATATCCGCAGCACTCGGTCCGATTCTGCAGGCGTTTAAATGGCTGGGGTTGGATTGGGATGAAGGCCCCGAAATTGGGGGCGAACATGGCCCCTATTTTCAATCGGAACGGAATGATCTTTACCGTGCAGCCGTCGATCAACTGTTGGCGGAAGGAAAAGCCTATCGGTGTTATGAAACTCCCGAGCAGATTCAGGCCGATCGCGAAGCTGCAGAGAAAGAAAAGCGAAACTTCCTGAATTTGCGTCGTTCGTTGGAGTTGACCGAGAGTGAAAAGGAGCAATACGAGGCAGAAGGCCGCCCGTCAGTGGTGCGGTTGCTGGTGCCCCGCGATCAGAAAATTCAGATTGATGATGCTGTGCGGGGGCATGTTGAATTTGATGCCGGTCTGATGCCCGATCCGGTCATTTTGCGGGGCAATGGTACGCCTCTGTATAATCTGGCGACGGTTATCGACGACGCACAAATGCAGATTACGCATGTGATCCGGGCCGAGGAGCATCTTTCGAATACTCCGGTGCAGGTCCTGATTTATCAGGCACTTGGCTATGAACTGCCGCAGTTTGCACACATTCCGTTTGTGGCAGCACCTGGTGGGAAAGAAAAACTGAGTAAGCGAAAACTCGATAAGTATCGCAAGAGTCCACAGTTCAAAAAAATGTTTGATAAAGCGGAAGCCGTTTTTCCTCGGATTGGATTGGAAAACGCAGATGGCCTGGATCCGGTGATGGTCGAATATTACGAAAAAATCGGCTATCTGCCGGAAGCGATCCTAAATGCTTTGGCGCGACTGGGTTGGTCTCTGGATGACAAGACCGAAATCATGTCGTTAGATACGATTGTTGAGAACTTTACGCTGGATCGGATTGTCAAAGCTGCTGCAGGTTTGGATCCGGATAAACTACTCAGTTTTCAGGCACACTGGATGAACCAGTTGTCTCTGGATGAAAAAGTGGCACACTGCGGTCCGTATCTGGAGAAAGCCGGCTTGGTAAAGAATGCAGCCGATCCGGAAACCAGTCAACGGATCAGCCAGGTGATTGTGGGCATGGAAGACCGGCTGAAAATCGCCAGCGATATTCTGGACTTTGATGAGTTTTTTGTGGCCGACGATGAGTTGGAATATGATCCTAAAGCGTTCAAAAAGCGAATTCGGAAAGCGGCAGATGCCGTACCACTGTTGGAGAAAGTCAAAAATGAATTGGTCCAGACCAGTGACTTCAGCGCAGTAGGCTTAGACAAACTGCTGCATGATTTTGTTGAAGCCGAGGGCATCGGTATGGGGCAGATCATTCATGCCTTGCGTGTTGCCGTCAGTGGAAAAGGGACAGGGATCGGGATGTTCGATTGCCTGGCCATTCTGGGAAAAGAGTCTTGCGTTCGACGGATTGACCGGGCGATTGCCCTCAGTCAGAGTGAATAA
- a CDS encoding glutamine--tRNA ligase/YqeY domain fusion protein encodes MSTPEEKTSVDFIRAIIQEDNRTDKHDGRVHTRFPPEPNGYLHIGHAKSICLNFGIANENPGGLCNLRFDDTNPEKEDVEYVDSIKEDVRWLGFDWDDREYFASDYFDQLYEFAVTLIKKGKAYACDLPADKMREYRGTATEPGKPSPGRSRSVEENLDLFERMKNGEFKEGEFVLRAKIDLASPNFHMRDPVIYRVRHVHHHRTGDKWCIYPMYDYTHCISDSIEKITHSICTLEFEDHRPLYDWILDELEVFHPQQIEFARLNMTYTVMSKRKLLELVQGNFVSGWDDPRMPTICGMRRRGVTPEALREFCKTIGVTKFNSMTDKVVLENCIRDHLNQVAPRVMGVLNPLRVVIENYPEGTSEELDAVNNPNDETAGTRKVPFSKVIYIEKEDFMEDPPKKFFRLSPGKEVRLRYAYFVTCVDVIKDDAGEVIELRCTYDPETKGGNAPDGRKVKATIHWVSEAHAVDAEVRLYDHLFSTPDPEDLPEGEDYKTNLNPASLQVLIGCKLERSLKAAKPGSRFQFERLGYFCVDSRDSTDETPVFNRTVTLRDTWAKLEKQAQNQPKGKKN; translated from the coding sequence ATGTCAACTCCCGAAGAAAAAACGTCAGTTGATTTTATTCGCGCGATTATTCAGGAAGATAATCGTACGGACAAGCATGACGGGCGTGTGCATACCCGTTTTCCTCCCGAGCCGAATGGCTATCTGCATATCGGTCACGCCAAGTCGATCTGTCTGAATTTTGGCATCGCGAATGAAAATCCGGGCGGCCTCTGTAACCTGCGGTTCGACGATACGAACCCGGAAAAAGAAGATGTGGAATACGTAGATTCCATCAAGGAAGACGTGCGGTGGCTTGGCTTTGACTGGGACGATCGTGAGTATTTTGCATCCGACTATTTTGATCAGCTTTATGAATTTGCTGTGACTCTGATCAAAAAAGGCAAAGCCTACGCGTGTGACTTACCGGCCGACAAAATGCGCGAGTACCGCGGAACGGCGACCGAACCCGGTAAACCGAGTCCGGGACGCTCACGATCTGTAGAAGAAAATCTGGACTTGTTTGAACGCATGAAAAATGGCGAATTCAAAGAGGGGGAGTTTGTTCTGCGAGCCAAAATTGATTTGGCGTCACCGAATTTTCACATGCGCGATCCAGTGATCTATCGTGTGCGGCACGTACATCACCACCGAACGGGGGATAAATGGTGTATCTATCCCATGTACGATTACACGCACTGTATTTCCGACTCAATTGAAAAAATCACGCACTCGATTTGTACCCTCGAGTTTGAAGACCATCGCCCCTTATATGACTGGATTCTGGACGAACTCGAAGTATTTCATCCGCAGCAGATTGAATTCGCTCGTTTGAATATGACCTATACCGTCATGAGCAAACGGAAATTGTTGGAACTGGTGCAGGGTAACTTTGTTTCGGGATGGGATGACCCGCGGATGCCAACCATTTGTGGCATGCGTCGTCGCGGAGTGACTCCGGAAGCATTACGCGAATTCTGTAAGACAATTGGTGTCACCAAATTTAATTCCATGACCGATAAAGTTGTTCTGGAAAATTGTATTCGCGATCATCTGAATCAGGTAGCACCGCGTGTGATGGGGGTTTTGAACCCGCTGCGCGTGGTGATTGAGAATTATCCTGAAGGTACATCTGAAGAACTGGACGCTGTGAATAATCCCAACGATGAAACTGCGGGAACGCGGAAGGTACCTTTTTCGAAAGTGATTTACATCGAAAAAGAAGATTTCATGGAAGATCCTCCCAAGAAATTCTTTCGGCTTTCTCCAGGCAAAGAGGTCCGGCTGCGGTATGCCTATTTTGTGACCTGCGTCGATGTGATCAAAGACGATGCTGGAGAAGTGATCGAGCTGCGTTGTACTTACGATCCTGAAACGAAGGGGGGCAATGCCCCCGATGGCCGAAAGGTTAAAGCCACGATCCACTGGGTCTCTGAAGCACACGCTGTAGACGCCGAAGTTCGGCTCTACGACCATCTCTTCAGTACGCCCGATCCGGAAGATCTTCCGGAAGGCGAAGATTACAAAACCAATCTCAACCCGGCATCATTGCAGGTTCTGATAGGGTGCAAACTGGAACGGAGTTTAAAAGCCGCGAAACCAGGCAGCCGTTTTCAGTTTGAACGGCTGGGCTACTTTTGCGTTGACAGCAGAGATTCAACAGATGAAACCCCCGTTTTCAATCGAACAGTGACCCTGCGTGATACGTGGGCCAAACTGGAAAAGCAGGCTCAGAATCAACCCAAAGGCAAGAAGAATTAG
- a CDS encoding MMPL family transporter codes for MDNLSSDNQKRSFLSETLAAMTQFVVTHSKLSLSFALILSIGCVILTIFRLEFKTDRADLIDPTAAFHKKWINYTESFGSSSDLVCVVESDTPESIKFVLRTLGQRIEQHPELFENPLYQINPGDLPSKGLQYLTPRQLQAGLERLDEYGPIYRNGRWDLTQVDLLYDRLRYQIQSRSTSYRGADREQSLEPLFNHAAILSTSMARYLADQSDFQSPWPSIVPVNERMRERSREVIYLLNEKGTMGFLKVFPVHQEDGFDGATKAIEKMRNIIGEVAAENPEAKISLTGIPVLENDEMRKSQADMINASIISCLGVGLLLFIGFRGIRHPLLTLIMLAVGMAWAFGYTTLTIGHLNILSVSFAVILIGLGIDFGIHYLARYIELRHRGEDLEPALLQTSRTVGTGIVAAAVTTALAFYCAGLTPFLGIAELGFIGGGGILLCAVATFIVLPALLSRADRDVEVKQMPTPFQGKWLQKMIVRFPRSVALGSLAVVAFCGSQMIQKTDNGWSSKVVYDYNLLNLQAAGLESVEVQKRIFNDAQNSLLFAVAVADSPEEARVLRRKFEALPTVHHVEELASRVPAHSSQKTNLLVQSFRAQLAHLPHNIPPVNRLNPSVIGRKLEQFYVLLSRYNHPTAQSTARVLDRFLNHFESMTLAQQSRFLDEFQYRTTASLLGQFKALHGASDSTPVRFSDLPRSLTSRFVSAEGKWLIQIYPRDHIWEIEPLEAFVKDVRSVDPDVTGTPLQNYEAAQQIKVSYKTASIYALAVICVVLLIDYLSRRHVVLAMVPAIILATCTWFILFNRGTPISVEAAIGLFLIMCLGVAFVLDRQSVGHMLLTMLPPVVGGIVMFGILAMTSIDLNPANLIVLPLILGIGVDDGVHVVHDFRMKRGDYKTSPSTINAIVMTSLTSMIGFGSMMVATHRGLYSVGLVLVIGVGCCLFVSLVTLPALLTWISNRSQAADSVSMDDVDDRQSNRKKKRQNRDRMEAEAAA; via the coding sequence GTGGATAATCTCTCCTCCGACAATCAGAAACGGTCGTTTCTCAGCGAGACACTGGCTGCGATGACCCAGTTTGTGGTCACCCACTCCAAACTCAGCCTGTCGTTTGCGCTGATCCTTTCCATTGGTTGTGTGATACTGACCATATTCCGGCTGGAGTTCAAAACAGATCGTGCAGATCTGATTGATCCCACGGCTGCCTTTCATAAAAAATGGATCAATTATACCGAGAGTTTTGGCAGCTCTTCTGATCTCGTCTGCGTTGTCGAGTCGGATACACCTGAGTCCATAAAATTTGTCTTACGGACATTAGGGCAACGGATTGAACAGCATCCGGAATTATTTGAAAATCCCTTGTATCAGATTAATCCCGGTGATTTACCATCTAAAGGACTACAATACCTGACGCCGCGTCAGTTGCAGGCGGGTTTAGAGCGATTGGACGAGTACGGTCCCATTTACCGTAATGGACGCTGGGATCTGACGCAGGTTGATTTACTTTATGATCGATTGCGTTATCAGATTCAATCACGATCTACCAGTTACCGTGGTGCTGACAGAGAGCAGTCGTTAGAGCCTCTGTTCAACCATGCTGCGATTCTTTCAACCAGCATGGCACGCTATCTGGCTGATCAGAGCGATTTTCAGTCCCCCTGGCCTTCAATCGTTCCTGTCAATGAACGTATGCGAGAGCGATCGCGGGAAGTGATCTATCTGCTGAATGAAAAAGGGACCATGGGCTTTCTCAAGGTCTTTCCCGTGCATCAGGAAGATGGCTTTGATGGGGCCACCAAAGCCATTGAAAAGATGCGAAACATTATCGGTGAAGTAGCAGCCGAGAACCCGGAAGCAAAAATCAGTCTGACTGGGATTCCGGTTCTAGAAAATGATGAGATGCGCAAGTCTCAGGCGGATATGATCAATGCCTCGATCATTTCCTGTCTTGGCGTGGGTTTACTTCTGTTTATCGGATTTCGAGGAATTCGTCATCCATTGTTGACATTAATCATGCTGGCTGTCGGCATGGCGTGGGCCTTTGGATACACGACATTGACGATCGGGCATTTGAATATTCTCTCGGTCTCATTTGCCGTCATTCTGATTGGACTGGGTATTGATTTCGGAATTCATTATCTGGCACGATATATTGAACTGCGCCACCGTGGTGAAGACTTGGAACCCGCACTACTGCAAACTTCACGCACTGTAGGTACGGGGATTGTTGCTGCCGCTGTGACTACCGCTTTGGCCTTTTATTGTGCAGGACTGACTCCGTTTCTGGGAATCGCCGAACTCGGATTCATTGGCGGTGGTGGAATTCTTTTGTGTGCTGTAGCAACGTTTATCGTCTTGCCGGCACTCTTGTCGCGGGCCGATCGGGATGTAGAAGTCAAACAGATGCCGACTCCGTTCCAGGGAAAATGGCTGCAAAAAATGATTGTGCGGTTTCCGCGAAGCGTGGCTTTGGGATCGCTGGCAGTGGTTGCCTTTTGTGGTAGCCAGATGATTCAAAAAACGGACAATGGCTGGTCTTCAAAAGTAGTCTATGATTACAATTTACTCAATCTACAGGCGGCTGGTCTGGAGTCGGTAGAGGTACAGAAACGAATTTTTAACGACGCACAGAATTCACTGCTGTTCGCTGTCGCGGTTGCTGACAGTCCTGAAGAAGCGCGTGTACTACGGCGAAAGTTTGAAGCGTTACCCACTGTACATCATGTGGAAGAACTGGCATCTCGCGTGCCCGCTCATTCTTCTCAAAAAACGAATTTGCTGGTCCAGTCGTTTCGGGCTCAACTGGCTCATCTACCTCACAATATTCCTCCCGTCAATCGTCTTAATCCCTCGGTTATCGGGCGAAAGCTTGAACAGTTTTATGTGTTATTGTCTCGCTATAACCACCCGACAGCGCAATCAACTGCGCGTGTACTAGATCGGTTTTTAAACCATTTTGAATCGATGACACTGGCACAGCAGTCCCGATTTCTGGATGAGTTTCAGTATCGTACGACAGCATCCTTATTAGGTCAGTTCAAAGCCCTGCATGGCGCTTCCGATTCAACGCCAGTCCGCTTTTCAGATCTTCCCCGGTCATTGACTTCTCGTTTTGTCAGTGCCGAAGGAAAGTGGCTGATTCAGATCTACCCGCGTGATCATATCTGGGAGATTGAGCCACTGGAGGCGTTTGTCAAGGATGTGCGTTCTGTTGATCCGGATGTGACGGGAACGCCGCTACAAAACTATGAAGCAGCGCAACAGATCAAAGTCAGTTATAAGACTGCCTCAATATATGCTCTTGCCGTGATTTGTGTAGTATTGTTAATCGATTATTTAAGCCGCCGCCATGTTGTATTGGCAATGGTCCCAGCCATCATTCTGGCTACTTGTACCTGGTTTATTCTGTTTAATCGAGGAACACCAATCAGCGTGGAAGCGGCCATCGGCCTGTTTTTGATCATGTGTCTTGGCGTGGCTTTCGTTTTAGACCGTCAAAGTGTCGGACATATGTTATTAACGATGCTGCCACCTGTTGTGGGAGGCATCGTCATGTTCGGAATTCTAGCGATGACCTCGATCGATTTGAATCCGGCGAATTTGATCGTACTACCTTTGATTTTAGGAATTGGCGTCGATGATGGCGTGCATGTAGTACATGATTTCCGGATGAAACGCGGCGACTACAAGACTTCGCCCAGCACGATTAATGCGATCGTCATGACCTCACTGACGTCGATGATTGGTTTCGGCAGTATGATGGTGGCAACACATCGCGGATTGTACAGCGTGGGCCTGGTGCTTGTGATTGGCGTCGGTTGTTGTCTGTTTGTTTCGCTGGTGACTCTACCGGCACTTTTGACCTGGATTTCGAATCGCTCACAAGCCGCTGATTCCGTGAGCATGGATGATGTCGATGATCGACAAAGCAACCGTAAGAAAAAGCGGCAGAATCGTGACCGAATGGAAGCCGAAGCGGCTGCCTGA